The segment TGAAGAGAACGACCGCTCCCAGAAAGGCGAGCGCCAGACCGGAGATCTTCCGAACGCTGAGGCGGTCGTGAAGGATAAAAAAATGGGCGAGGACGGCGACGAAGAAAAGATGGGTGTTGATCAAGACCGAGGCGTGAGAGGCCGAGGTGCGGAAGGTCCCCAAGTAGAAAAGGGCGATCTGAACGGCGAAGAGAAGGCCGTTCATCAGGTGGAGGAAAACTTCCTTCCGGGCGAGGCCAAGACCGATTTTCCGGAACGCGGCGTAGAGGAGAATGACGCTTCCGCCGATGAGAAAGCGGAGGGTCGCCATCGTCAGGGGAGAGATCTCCCCCGCCCCCAGCTTGATGGAGACGACGTTCCCTCCCCAGAGGAGGTTGATGAGAACGAGATAGGGGACGAGGCGCGCCTCAATGGGATTCAAGGGGGATGCTTTTCCGAGGCAAGGAAGGGGGCGTCTCTTTTAGTGGGAGTGCCCGTGATCGTGGTCATGATGATCGTGTCCGTGATCATGTCCATGGTCATGGTGATCATGGTCATGCCCGTGATCGTGGGAGTGTCCGTGGATGGCGGGATTGTCGTGGTCGGGGTCCCAGGTGGTGTCTTTCCCTTTCCCCACGGTCAATTCGATTCGGATCACCGATTTCACGTTGCTGCACGCGTTGTCCCCGTGCGGGACGATCAGCCGAATCGGTCCCCCCTTCGAATCGGGGAGGGGGCCGCCGGACCGCTTGTAGATCAGAATTCCTTTTTCAATCGCCTCTTGCAGAGGAACACTGGCGGCGAATTTTCCATCCAGCGAATGGAAAGTCACATGGTCGGCCTTGGAGAGAGGATTCGACTCCTTTAAGACCGCCTTGACGCGAACGCCCGCCCCTTCCATCCCGGCGACCAACCGGCTGACATCTTCTATTTGATGCTCCTGGGGAAGACGGGAGAGATCTTCATAACTCCACTCTTTCTTCTCTTGAACCGTTCCCTCTACGCTTAAAATCGATTTCCCGTTGGTCGCCATTCCTTTTGTCTCCTTTTAAACCGATGATCCTGTTCCTGAAGCTCGTATTGAAGCGTCCTGTAGTCTATCAAACAGACAGCTCAAGGTCAAGAAATTTGGGGAACCTTTTTAAGGGTTTTATGTGCGGCTTGAATTGAGGATACAAGCCGGCGGGATGTGGTGTTACCTGTAACAAAACTGCACGGCAGAGGTCCTTTGTCAGGTACCGGCGGGTCGAAACGGAACGGATAGAGTCGGACAGGTCTGATCTTTGCTCATCCTCCCCTTCTAGTTTGAATGTGGGATTGGCATAAAAGTTGAAATCAAATTATAAATCAATACCAAACGTTCGCAGCGGAATAAGTCAAGGTAGCCCAAGCCTCAAGGCGAAATTAATCTAGAGAGAGGGGCATTATTTGAATTTTAAGATGGAGGAGTAAAATGGCGGAAAAAAGCCCGCGCGGATTTGCCGCAATGGATACGGAAAAACAAAAGGAAATCGCCCGAAAGGGGGGAAAAGCGGCCCATGAGAAGGGGACGGCGCATGAGTTCACCCCTGAAGAGGCCAGAGAAGCCGGCCGAAAGGGGGGACAGGCGGCCCATCAAAAGGGGACGGCGCACGAGTTTACCCCCGAAGAGGCCAGGGAAGCCGGCCGGAAGGGAGGACAGGCGGCCCGCCGGAGGTTCGCCCAACAGCAGTCCCAGCCCCAGGCCGAAGAACAGCCGGTTTCCCAATCCACTCAGGAGGTCAAGGAGGAAGAGGAAAGAAAAGCAGCCTGACCGCCTCCCGATCCGTTCCAACTTTCCACTTTTCGATGAGGAGATAAGATGGTGTTTCGCTCCGCTCCGCATCAGTGACCAACGAGAGGAAATGGGGGCCTCTCGTCGGTTGCTGCCGTTTCCTTAGCAAAGAATAAGCCTTCCGAATCATTGAATTATTTTCTTCCCTCTCCTGCAAATCCATTCATCTCGACTTTCACCGGTTTTTTATCTTTGAAGCCAGCCTGATCCGATTTCCTTTTTAGCGGATCACTCAGTCGAGGTATATCCTTCAGATCAGGTCCGTCGAAGAGATCATCAGCGGGAATTCCCGCGAATACATGGAAAAAATTCTTGACAAAGCGACTGTCACCTCCCTATATTCTCTAATTACGGTTCGGTCTTCTTTTTTTGTCGGAAACACTTCAATTGTCGCATCATGCCCGTTGGGGCTCAGTAGCGAAGTAAACGAAAACTAAAGGAAATTGACGGAGGACGCTGCATGGCAAAGGTGTTGGAAGGTCCTGGAATGGGGCTTCTCTCAAAGTGGGGGATGACGGTTCCTCACTACGTCGTCATCACGGCGGCGGATCAACTCGATCGGCTCTCTCAAGCGAATCCCTGGCTTCGGGAATCGAAGCTGGTCGTCAAGGCGCATGAGGCGATCGGCTCCAGAATGAAGTTGGGACTCGTGAAAGTCGGGCTCGATCTGGATGCGGCGCGAAAGGCCTCCGGCGAGATGCTCGGGAAAAGTCTCAATGGGATGACGATTTCTCAGGTCATCATTTCCGAAATGATCCAGCATAAAGAAGAATTCTACCTGGCCGTCAAGTCGGTTCGGGAAGGGGCCGAGCTGCTCCTGGCGAGCGTCGGCGGAATCGAGGTCGAAGCGAATTGGGAGAAGGTCAAGCGGATCGCGATTCCTTTGGGAACCGATCCAACGCGGGATCAATTGGCGA is part of the Candidatus Manganitrophus noduliformans genome and harbors:
- a CDS encoding molybdopterin-dependent oxidoreductase → MATNGKSILSVEGTVQEKKEWSYEDLSRLPQEHQIEDVSRLVAGMEGAGVRVKAVLKESNPLSKADHVTFHSLDGKFAASVPLQEAIEKGILIYKRSGGPLPDSKGGPIRLIVPHGDNACSNVKSVIRIELTVGKGKDTTWDPDHDNPAIHGHSHDHGHDHDHHDHGHDHGHDHHDHDHGHSH
- a CDS encoding KGG domain-containing protein; its protein translation is MAEKSPRGFAAMDTEKQKEIARKGGKAAHEKGTAHEFTPEEAREAGRKGGQAAHQKGTAHEFTPEEAREAGRKGGQAARRRFAQQQSQPQAEEQPVSQSTQEVKEEEERKAA